A single window of Anomaloglossus baeobatrachus isolate aAnoBae1 chromosome 5, aAnoBae1.hap1, whole genome shotgun sequence DNA harbors:
- the LOC142312668 gene encoding LOW QUALITY PROTEIN: interferon-induced protein with tetratricopeptide repeats 5-like (The sequence of the model RefSeq protein was modified relative to this genomic sequence to represent the inferred CDS: inserted 2 bases in 1 codon), with protein sequence MSAPDDGSVAALPPPNQDNVDAAGAAPAAEAAAPGPEAVVPIMPITLPYVPGAAWLPHYDGRPDVLQGFKRKKCNVLDMYALTGRQWALVVLGQLTGTAELEVETWTEVDRVSAAAIFRRQGAAFETRMEAELRMRFYSCKQQPQDSIRDYALKLQVALRTLRLSNNIGEPEGNKMLQAGTSPIQVKPTALALPEPPPLTMPGTGTSNLSTQVQQLSKDVARILKAMQLKSKTTSSREIQLADCPEDVPWMRKRTSAYKGRCNDRMPHLLDDERDEDDLEEVELPAFHQPIPEERSRSSVHQQEMICKPLPHHSWQEAQDRDPAINGLSKKALQLRLLQLQCHFSWKLLINDKDPDELEDRLYDQLTYLVTKNKYMVYNFLAYVIHLRKDYTKAIANLKKAEEMIEENNPDGTDQKYLVTYGNYAWVYYYMNQYEDSQKYVDKVEQIYKDLKGPQDIAEIYGEKGWSFLKCGGQYYEEAKQCFQKALELEPEDPEWITGYATVVYRLEGFNGRTCTAPDCKSLXLLRNAVEKSPKDPVVKALLALKLQDLKRTGEGKKYIEEALEQAPSLPYLLRYVAKFYRRAEMVGEGLRVLKSALDLIPTSGFLHHQTGLCYKRKYLNIKKSLGNGNYYSRQMHSAELDDLLQNALFHFEKTVEHKKTFVYAYVDLANMYSEAKKYQKAEESFQAVMSLPDLTDEEKQQIYYNYGRFKEYCMRSESEAIDYYKKSLQITVPNQDREWSEKALTRISMRKIKNDIHDAEGYALLGFVHNTNGERNDAIDCYEKALKYDCYNEEYVSELCELKLMI encoded by the exons ATGTCGGCGCCAGACGATGGAAGTGTGGCAGCGCTGCCTCCACCCAACCAGGACAACGTTGATGCAGCGGGCGCCGCTCCGGCTGCAGAAGCGGCTGCACCAGGACCTGAGGCGGTTGTGCCCATAATGCCTATAACCTTGCCGTATGTACCGGGTGCTGCCTGGCTCCCACACTATGATGGCCGACCAGACGTGCTGCAAGGATTCAAGAGAAAAAAATGTAACGTCCTTGACATGTATGCCCTGACCGGACGGCAGTGGGCGTTGGTGGTGCTCGGGCAGTTGACTGGCACTGCCGAGCTAGAGGTGGAGACGTGGACTGAGGTGGATCGGGTATCCGCAGCCGCCATTTTCAGAAGACAAGGAGCTGCATTTGAAACTCGCATGGAAGCGGAGCTCAGGATGAGATTTTACAGCTGCAAGCAAcagccccaagacagcattagggattacgCCTTGAAGCTACAAGTGGCGCTGCGGACCCTACGACTGAGCAACAATATTGGagagccagaggggaacaagatgcta CAAGCTGGAACGTCTCCAATCCAAGTGAAGCCCACTGCCCTGGCACTGCCGGAGCCCCCTCCGTTAACAATGCCTGGGACCGGAACAAGCAATTTATCTACCCAAGTACAGCAACTAAGTAAAGATGTTGCCCGGATTCTAAAGGCAATGCAGCTCAAGTCCAAGACCACTTCATCAAGGGAAATCCAACTGgccgactgccctgaggacgtcccatggatgaggAAGCGGACCTCGGCGTATAAAGGACGGTGCAACGATCG gatgccccatctgttaGATGATGAGCGggatgaagatgatctggaagaggTGGAGCTACCAGCGTTCCATCAGCCCATACCTGAAGAGCGGTCCAGATCCAGTGTTCACCAGCAGGAGATGATCTGCAAACCGTTGCCTCATCACagctggcaagaagcccaggaccgagACCCTGCAATCAA TGGGTTATCGAAGAAGGCATTACAGCTGCGATTACTACAACTTCAATGTCACTTTTCATGGAAACTTCTCATAAACGACAAAGACCCAGATGAACTAGAGGACCGATTGTATGACCAATTGACATATCTGGTCACCAAGAACAAATACATGGTGTACAATTTCCTTGCCTATGTGATACATCTGAGAAAAGATTACACAAAAGCTATTGCAAATTTAAAGAAAGCAGAAGAAATGATAGAAGAGAACAATCCGGATGGGACTGATCAAAAATATTTGGTGACATATGGAAATTATGCATGGGTGTACTACTACATGAATCAGTATGAAGATTCTCAGAAATATGTAGATAAAGTGGAGCAGATTTATAAAGACCTGAAAGGTCCACAGGATATAGCAgaaatctatggggaaaaaggCTGGTCATTCTTAAAATGTGGTGGACAATATTATGAAGAAGCAAAACAATGTTTTCAGAAGGCTTTAGAGCTAGAGCCAGAAGATCCTGAGTGGATCACGGGATATGCAACAGTGGTCTATAGACTGGAGGGTTTCAATGGCAGAACATGTACTGCTCCAGATTGCAAATCACT GTTATTGAGAAATGCAGTAGAGAAGAGTCCAAAAGATCCCGTGGTGAAGGCACTTCTTGCATTAAAGCTGCAAGACCTAAAAAGAACTGGTGAAGGAAAAAAGTATATAGAAGAAGCCTTAGAACAAGCCCCAAGCCTTCCATATTTGCTCCGTTATGTAGCAAAGTTTTACAGAAGAGCTGAGATGGTAGGTGAGGGCTTGCGTGTCTTAAAATCAGCATTAGATCTCATCCCAACTTCTGGATTTCTACATCACCAAACTGGATTATGTTACAAAAGAAAGTACTTAAATATCAAAAAGTCGCTTGGAAATGGGAACTATTATAGCAGACAAATGCACTCTGCGGAATTAGATGACCTCCtccaaaatgccctctttcattttGAGAAGACGGTGGAGCACAAGAAAACATTTGTGTATGCATACGTAGATTTAGCAAATATGTATAGTGAAGCAAAGAAGTATCAAAAAGCCGAAGAGAGCTTTCAAGCTGTTATGTCACTTCCCGATCTTACAGATGAGGAGAAGCAGCAGATCTATTACAATTATGGGCGGTTTAAAGAATATTGCATGAGATCTGAATCAGAAGCCATCGACTACTATAAAAAGAGTTTGCAGATCACTGTGCCCAATCAAGACAGAGAATGGAGTGAAAAGGCCCTAACAAGGATTTCTATGAGGAAGATTAAGAACGATATTCATGATGCTGAGGGCTACGCTTTGCTTGGCTTTGTCCATA